The following are encoded in a window of Miltoncostaea marina genomic DNA:
- a CDS encoding adenylate kinase, producing the protein MLLGPPGAGKGTQAERLRAEFDLVHLATGDLLRAAVAAGTDLGREAKRFMDAGELVPDAVVVGMIRERLSAGGSASFLLDGFPRSVPQADALDGMLAELGMPLDAVVSIAVSREELVRRLAGRWICRRCGRSFHEVFSPYGGEPCPSGDGTEPCDLYQREDDRPETVSNRLAVYEEQTAPLIDYYRARGLLREVDGERTPDEVHDGIVAHIPASPAG; encoded by the coding sequence GTGCTCCTCGGTCCCCCGGGGGCCGGGAAGGGCACGCAGGCCGAGCGCCTGCGCGCCGAGTTCGACCTCGTGCACCTCGCCACGGGCGACCTGCTGCGCGCGGCGGTGGCCGCCGGCACGGACCTCGGGCGGGAGGCCAAGCGGTTCATGGACGCCGGCGAGCTGGTGCCCGACGCGGTGGTGGTCGGGATGATCCGCGAGCGGCTCTCGGCCGGGGGCTCCGCCAGCTTCCTGCTGGACGGCTTCCCGCGCTCGGTGCCGCAGGCCGACGCGCTCGACGGCATGCTGGCCGAGCTGGGGATGCCGCTCGACGCGGTCGTGTCGATCGCCGTCTCGCGGGAGGAGCTGGTGCGCCGCCTCGCCGGGCGCTGGATCTGCCGCCGCTGCGGCCGCTCGTTCCACGAGGTCTTCTCGCCGTACGGCGGCGAGCCGTGCCCGTCGGGCGACGGGACGGAGCCGTGCGACCTCTATCAGCGCGAGGACGACCGCCCCGAGACCGTGAGCAACCGGCTCGCCGTCTACGAGGAGCAGACGGCCCCGCTCATCGACTACTACCGCGCCCGCGGCCTGCTGCGTGAGGTCGACGGCGAGCGGACCCCCGACGAGGTCCATGACGGGATCGTCGCGCACATCCCGGCGTCGCCGGCCGGCTAG